From the genome of Candidatus Desulfarcum epimagneticum, one region includes:
- a CDS encoding Addiction module killer protein — protein MNTNPKTIKIYRAENGKEPFVEWINSLPVKDRARIFARLDRVETGNTGDHKSLGDGVWELRFYFGPGYRIYYGEIGAAIVLLLSGGDKSSQKRDVKRAKILWENRLKRREP, from the coding sequence GTGAACACAAACCCCAAAACAATTAAAATTTATCGCGCCGAAAATGGTAAAGAACCTTTTGTGGAATGGATCAATTCGTTGCCTGTCAAGGACAGGGCAAGAATTTTCGCAAGGCTTGACCGGGTGGAAACAGGGAATACAGGAGACCATAAATCATTGGGAGACGGGGTCTGGGAACTCAGGTTTTATTTTGGTCCGGGATACAGAATTTATTATGGTGAAATCGGCGCCGCCATCGTCCTGCTTCTTTCCGGCGGCGACAAATCATCGCAGAAAAGAGACGTGAAAAGGGCGAAAATATTGTGGGAAAACCGGCTAAAAAGGAGAGAGCCATGA
- a CDS encoding hypothetical protein (Evidence 5 : Unknown function), producing the protein MKDITMIICTLLAKITSILILCLLLYLSVLNSKVEDFSQHQVSDSIKDSLERGAFIKKAVVIPDKIHRNNHTIHIVEAWIERRIKIKYRFGFFKKKQYLKDMVFCLRFDRTDFLGFFKWKFVVARTGGLMSRRRSFYNEKTQKNEDVVDINMKNIVFDINEDNQATFHVSVTRDFKKQNKELLVITGLDRHSPYIENIKGK; encoded by the coding sequence ATGAAAGATATCACGATGATTATTTGCACGCTACTTGCCAAGATCACGAGTATTTTAATCTTATGCTTATTGCTATACCTGTCTGTTTTGAACTCAAAGGTTGAGGATTTTTCGCAACATCAGGTCTCAGACTCAATAAAAGATTCTTTGGAAAGGGGCGCTTTCATCAAAAAGGCGGTCGTTATTCCAGATAAGATACACCGAAATAACCATACTATCCATATTGTGGAGGCCTGGATTGAAAGAAGGATAAAAATCAAATATCGTTTTGGATTTTTTAAGAAAAAACAATATCTAAAAGACATGGTATTTTGTTTAAGATTCGACAGAACCGATTTCCTTGGCTTTTTCAAATGGAAGTTTGTGGTTGCGCGCACAGGCGGCTTAATGTCACGAAGAAGGAGTTTTTACAACGAGAAAACCCAAAAAAACGAAGACGTTGTTGACATTAATATGAAAAATATCGTTTTTGATATCAACGAAGACAACCAAGCCACTTTCCATGTAAGCGTTACCAGGGATTTTAAAAAGCAGAATAAAGAATTGCTTGTCATCACGGGTCTGGACAGACATTCCCCTTACATTGAAAATATCAAGGGGAAATGA
- a CDS encoding conserved hypothetical protein (Evidence 4 : Unknown function but conserved in other organisms), giving the protein MKCAFCGGELKKDFVTFSYEDAESYVLVEHVPAEVCPKCGEKLYSPDVTDALLQFAERQGEPVRFIQVPVYDFSEAMGV; this is encoded by the coding sequence ATGAAATGCGCGTTTTGTGGAGGCGAGCTTAAAAAGGATTTTGTGACATTTAGTTATGAAGACGCCGAATCCTATGTCTTAGTCGAACACGTCCCCGCTGAAGTGTGCCCGAAATGCGGGGAAAAGCTGTATTCCCCGGACGTGACGGACGCCTTGCTGCAATTCGCCGAACGGCAGGGAGAGCCTGTTCGGTTTATCCAAGTTCCTGTCTATGATTTCAGCGAGGCGATGGGAGTTTGA
- a CDS encoding putative periplasmic or secreted lipoprotein (Evidence 3 : Putative function from multiple computational evidences): MGRLAGFNYRRIVKKIKRFGFSFDRQAAGSHEIWYNSETGRHTTVPNHSGDMPEGTLRAILKQAGITPEAFLD, from the coding sequence ATGGGCCGGCTGGCCGGTTTCAACTACCGTCGAATAGTAAAAAAAATCAAAAGGTTCGGGTTTTCTTTTGACCGCCAGGCGGCCGGGAGCCATGAAATCTGGTATAATTCCGAGACAGGCAGGCACACGACTGTCCCAAATCATTCCGGGGATATGCCCGAAGGGACGCTGAGAGCGATATTGAAGCAAGCCGGTATCACTCCCGAAGCATTTTTAGATTAA
- a CDS encoding hypothetical protein (Evidence 5 : Unknown function), with protein MTNGLGDVEEKMAYAPFGSPRSLDGQAVDFSLSFTNRGFTGHEHIDDMGIIHMNGRVYDPEIGRFLSPDGFIQDPYSSQSFNRYTYCLNNPLQYTDPSGHFFSVIAAYVASISFAAVAKAVVVGAVIGAAVGGTMAAINGGDVLEGMKGGAISGAISGAIFGGIHFIPGMGEVGTAFSSFGQAMVHGAGGALSGAISASISGSDLGMAMVTGAIGAGVAKYVGGKFFHGKGFPKELAGRTLVDGATGGIGAEIYGGDFGEGFTNGAASSAIGFLCNDLLMLLKPMGAKGAGHLGVAIGNDENGWYYFSKDGRENGGDVNGYHKYDTKAELLEAVSVKYDLVIEIPATAKQDWRMIDHAWEHLEKPYNFNLLNSSERYHCADFAIETARVGGVNVGGNVLFNRPNGRFWEIHMANSSAPFYHIKSASAP; from the coding sequence GTGACAAACGGCCTTGGGGACGTAGAGGAAAAAATGGCCTACGCGCCATTCGGAAGCCCCCGGTCTTTGGACGGGCAGGCTGTGGATTTTTCGCTGTCTTTCACAAACCGGGGATTCACCGGCCATGAGCATATCGACGACATGGGGATCATCCACATGAACGGCCGGGTCTATGATCCTGAGATCGGCCGGTTCCTGTCGCCCGACGGTTTCATCCAGGACCCCTACAGCAGCCAGAGCTTTAACCGGTATACCTATTGTTTGAATAATCCTTTGCAGTATACGGATCCGAGCGGGCATTTTTTCAGTGTCATTGCCGCGTATGTGGCGTCCATTTCCTTTGCCGCCGTGGCAAAAGCCGTGGTGGTCGGCGCGGTGATAGGAGCCGCTGTGGGAGGGACGATGGCGGCCATCAACGGCGGGGATGTTTTGGAGGGAATGAAAGGAGGGGCGATATCCGGAGCCATATCCGGGGCTATCTTTGGGGGCATACATTTTATTCCCGGGATGGGGGAGGTGGGAACCGCCTTCTCCTCGTTCGGCCAGGCGATGGTTCATGGCGCCGGAGGGGCTTTGTCCGGGGCGATAAGCGCGAGCATCAGCGGCTCTGATCTCGGCATGGCAATGGTGACGGGCGCCATAGGGGCCGGGGTCGCCAAATATGTGGGCGGGAAATTTTTTCACGGAAAAGGTTTCCCCAAAGAATTGGCTGGACGAACCCTTGTGGACGGCGCTACAGGTGGAATCGGCGCTGAAATCTATGGCGGCGATTTTGGGGAAGGTTTTACGAATGGAGCGGCTTCTTCGGCCATTGGATTTTTGTGTAATGATTTGCTAATGTTGCTTAAACCCATGGGCGCGAAGGGAGCTGGGCATCTTGGAGTGGCAATAGGCAATGATGAAAATGGTTGGTATTATTTCAGTAAAGATGGAAGAGAAAATGGGGGGGATGTTAACGGATATCACAAATATGACACAAAAGCAGAATTGTTGGAAGCGGTCTCCGTCAAGTATGATTTAGTGATTGAAATACCTGCCACAGCTAAACAGGATTGGCGCATGATTGATCACGCTTGGGAACACCTTGAAAAACCTTACAACTTTAATCTTTTAAATTCTTCTGAACGATATCACTGCGCGGATTTTGCGATTGAAACCGCGCGAGTGGGCGGTGTGAATGTTGGAGGCAACGTTCTTTTCAACAGGCCAAATGGTCGTTTCTGGGAAATTCACATGGCCAACTCTTCGGCGCCTTTTTATCATATTAAGTCAGCATCGGCCCCATAA
- a CDS encoding Pyruvate, phosphate dikinase, translating to MAIQSTALAANIKDYHRDVSIDPACSPLQKVMSRYPGVMEDFDTFLKELSHPYKNMGFIIAEARGYALDYFHLLQADPDGEKAADLFVDIFANAIQDAPNTGDRENAADNLLLYLEKILSDAGDDFEKFEGVLNRAFDLIHALPDGLFFLFVKSFYQIKKLGELFLEKKGGDRDGFEPINRLLIRRCDRVCDYWSAEEDPLPWLEKEAGPDVRIRDFEGLFNEISHAFIRDIKTRLEEIKAENPKNSRRLLKALTALPGYGHFVSTYKKTPMMFTDVGERSLESNRLKLIFLFHTMILSGLSVIHEETLREINRTIRWLIDHENTSYIERIIEQTFPILKKKTARYPATALNCILTMGTGVYKKNDIDLINLFITSVISFGFQLPMISGVGDDWQIKVNSAHLLNIRTWLRLIELNPRFSTRLISYLIIHLSLFGVFIKDTDLFPRDITRLLNSDIQSVYNLIKQLAGLFPVYFNDIGAEGRLRDISTELDELTRRKDLLIHFLRKQSHVESSNRIIAFMEAVLEFWKTRDKTVVEPFTPPHIYRDISEKGPFVDGCHHILNGLEKQGISTHEILFLSEKTLRDEMEKIPGADPGETRRVFLFVSFYKLVHRKYNLCPIELEEYVSELSEQTFPGIERVKQALYETDSTRKLSGILDCLEKLKKLILWPEVFEIQEAIYRKRHFAVDIPSMYGHYSELKFNALGLTFRLESYVGALLEEIMEKIDLSLITKAAFHDIYSLIHLFVKALRTDGLYSTEMENQRDLLLYSLHMKSFSISQYIDIFKGFARAVNNIIVDNIASIHEKNLGKALKDAPFEWILPKYQMVAEEDDPQGRTLKISEVFLRDRIALSPGLQQFDVFLTRILDTLSRQSERLERDRLRLLLNYDPNTAISPISKAEGSISGSVYLGTKGNNLLRLKRLDLPVPPGFIISTEVYRCMDIIWSYPPAQKNFRNQLKREIRALEKRTGKELGNPANPLLLSVRSGSSISQPGMMDTFLDVGVNSVIAEGLAKISGNNWFAWDTYRRFLQCCGMAGGISRDDFDAVIKDKKDILKIDAKNDFSGKQMRELALSYKKLIRSFGISVIENPFDQLMMSIKSVFESWNSPRAKTYRKIMGISDDWGTAATVQEMMYGNLSSRSGAGVFYTHNPRWSGDSLRLWGDFSVGDQGEDVVSGLVKTHPISLLQQKTEKRATDIILEKDFPQIYSEMKKWADLLINREGWSPQEIEFTFESDSPRDLHILQTRDMEMRKSKKTAVFDLKEIDEKKLLGNGIGVSGGAMTGRIVFSIDEMEKLRKTEPDTPLIVVRSDTVPDDIREIFLADGLLTARGGITSHAAVVAHRLEKTCIVGCGELLCDEEKKIASFNAATLKTGDFISIDGKSGAVYKGVINRIKK from the coding sequence GTGGCCATACAATCCACCGCGCTTGCCGCCAACATCAAAGACTACCATCGGGACGTGTCCATTGATCCCGCCTGCTCCCCCCTTCAGAAGGTCATGTCCCGTTACCCGGGCGTGATGGAAGACTTTGACACCTTCCTCAAAGAGCTGTCCCACCCGTACAAAAACATGGGCTTTATCATCGCGGAGGCCCGGGGATACGCCCTGGACTACTTTCACCTGCTTCAGGCCGACCCGGACGGAGAAAAGGCGGCCGATCTTTTTGTGGATATTTTCGCAAACGCCATACAAGACGCCCCAAACACCGGCGACCGGGAAAACGCCGCGGACAACCTGCTGCTTTACCTGGAAAAAATCCTTTCAGACGCCGGGGATGATTTTGAGAAGTTCGAAGGCGTCCTCAACCGGGCCTTTGACCTCATCCACGCGCTTCCCGATGGTCTTTTTTTTCTTTTTGTCAAAAGCTTTTACCAGATCAAAAAGCTGGGAGAACTTTTTCTTGAAAAAAAAGGAGGGGACAGGGACGGTTTTGAACCCATCAACCGGCTTTTGATCCGGCGCTGCGACCGGGTCTGCGACTACTGGTCGGCCGAGGAGGACCCTTTGCCCTGGCTGGAAAAAGAAGCCGGGCCGGACGTGAGGATCCGGGACTTTGAGGGGCTTTTTAATGAAATTTCCCACGCCTTTATCCGGGACATCAAAACCCGGCTGGAGGAAATCAAGGCCGAAAACCCAAAAAATTCCCGGCGTCTTCTCAAAGCGCTCACGGCGCTTCCCGGCTACGGCCATTTTGTGTCCACCTATAAAAAAACCCCGATGATGTTCACCGATGTGGGGGAAAGAAGCCTGGAAAGCAACCGCTTAAAGCTGATTTTTCTGTTCCACACCATGATTCTTTCCGGGCTTTCAGTGATTCACGAAGAGACCCTTCGGGAGATCAACCGGACCATCCGGTGGCTTATTGACCATGAAAACACCTCTTATATCGAGCGGATCATCGAGCAGACCTTTCCCATTTTAAAGAAAAAAACAGCGCGGTACCCGGCCACCGCGCTCAACTGCATCCTCACCATGGGAACGGGCGTGTACAAAAAAAACGACATCGACCTGATCAACCTGTTCATCACGTCGGTCATCAGCTTCGGTTTCCAGCTTCCCATGATATCCGGGGTGGGGGACGACTGGCAGATCAAGGTCAACAGCGCCCATCTTTTAAACATCCGGACATGGCTCCGGCTCATCGAGCTGAACCCCCGGTTCTCCACCCGGCTGATTTCATATCTCATCATCCACCTTTCCCTGTTCGGGGTGTTTATCAAGGACACCGACCTGTTTCCAAGGGACATCACCCGGCTTTTAAACAGCGACATCCAGTCCGTTTACAACCTCATCAAACAGCTCGCCGGCCTTTTCCCGGTGTATTTCAACGACATCGGCGCCGAGGGGCGGCTTCGGGACATCTCAACGGAGCTGGATGAGCTCACGCGCCGAAAGGACCTTCTGATCCATTTCCTCCGCAAGCAGAGCCATGTGGAGAGCAGCAACCGGATCATCGCCTTTATGGAGGCGGTTCTGGAGTTCTGGAAAACCCGGGACAAAACCGTGGTGGAGCCCTTCACGCCCCCCCATATTTACCGGGACATATCCGAAAAAGGCCCCTTTGTGGACGGATGTCATCACATTTTGAACGGCCTTGAAAAACAGGGGATTTCAACCCATGAGATTCTTTTTCTCTCTGAAAAAACCCTTCGGGACGAAATGGAAAAAATACCCGGCGCCGACCCCGGGGAGACGCGGCGGGTCTTTCTTTTCGTGTCCTTTTACAAGCTGGTTCACCGAAAGTACAACCTGTGCCCCATCGAGCTGGAGGAATATGTCTCCGAGCTTTCGGAGCAAACCTTTCCGGGAATCGAGCGCGTCAAGCAGGCCCTTTACGAGACCGACTCCACCCGAAAACTCAGCGGCATTCTGGACTGCCTGGAGAAATTAAAAAAACTGATCCTTTGGCCCGAGGTGTTTGAAATCCAGGAGGCCATCTATCGAAAGCGGCACTTCGCCGTGGATATTCCCTCCATGTACGGGCATTATTCCGAGCTGAAATTCAACGCCCTGGGGCTCACATTCCGGCTGGAATCCTATGTCGGGGCGCTTCTGGAGGAGATCATGGAAAAAATAGACCTTTCCCTGATCACCAAGGCCGCTTTCCACGACATCTATTCCCTGATCCACCTGTTCGTCAAGGCCCTCAGGACAGACGGGCTTTATTCCACGGAAATGGAGAACCAAAGGGACCTTCTGCTTTATTCCCTTCACATGAAAAGCTTTTCCATCAGCCAGTACATCGACATATTCAAGGGGTTCGCCAGGGCGGTGAACAATATCATTGTGGACAACATCGCCTCGATCCATGAAAAAAACCTGGGAAAAGCGCTCAAAGACGCCCCTTTTGAATGGATTTTGCCCAAATACCAAATGGTCGCGGAAGAAGATGACCCCCAGGGCCGGACCCTCAAAATCTCGGAGGTGTTTTTGCGGGATCGAATCGCCCTTTCGCCCGGCCTCCAGCAGTTTGACGTGTTTTTGACCCGGATACTGGACACCCTGTCCCGCCAATCCGAGCGGCTGGAAAGAGACCGGCTCCGGCTTTTGTTAAACTATGACCCCAACACGGCCATCTCGCCCATCAGCAAGGCCGAAGGCTCCATTTCCGGAAGCGTGTACTTAGGGACCAAGGGAAACAACCTGCTTCGGCTCAAGCGGCTGGATTTGCCCGTTCCGCCCGGTTTTATCATATCCACGGAGGTGTACCGGTGCATGGACATCATATGGAGCTATCCCCCGGCCCAGAAAAACTTCCGAAACCAGCTCAAAAGGGAAATCCGGGCGCTGGAGAAAAGAACCGGCAAAGAGCTGGGAAACCCCGCCAACCCGCTGCTGCTTTCCGTCAGAAGCGGCTCTTCCATTTCCCAGCCCGGCATGATGGACACCTTTCTGGACGTGGGCGTCAACAGCGTCATCGCGGAGGGGCTGGCCAAAATTTCGGGAAACAACTGGTTCGCCTGGGACACCTACCGCCGTTTTCTCCAGTGCTGCGGCATGGCCGGGGGCATTTCACGGGACGATTTCGACGCCGTCATCAAGGACAAAAAGGATATACTGAAAATCGACGCGAAAAACGATTTTTCCGGAAAACAGATGCGGGAGCTGGCCTTGAGCTACAAAAAACTCATCCGGAGTTTCGGGATCAGCGTCATTGAAAACCCCTTTGACCAGCTCATGATGTCCATTAAAAGCGTGTTTGAGTCGTGGAATTCCCCCCGGGCCAAAACCTACCGGAAAATCATGGGAATCTCGGACGACTGGGGGACCGCCGCCACTGTGCAGGAAATGATGTACGGCAACCTGTCCTCCCGGTCCGGCGCCGGGGTGTTTTACACCCACAATCCCCGCTGGTCCGGCGACAGCCTGCGCCTGTGGGGGGATTTTTCCGTGGGCGACCAGGGCGAGGACGTGGTGTCCGGGCTGGTGAAAACCCATCCCATCTCGCTTTTGCAGCAAAAAACGGAAAAACGCGCCACGGACATCATTCTGGAAAAGGACTTCCCCCAGATATATTCCGAGATGAAAAAATGGGCGGATCTTTTGATCAACCGGGAGGGGTGGAGCCCCCAGGAAATCGAATTCACATTTGAAAGCGACTCTCCCCGGGACCTGCATATTCTCCAGACCCGGGACATGGAGATGAGAAAAAGCAAAAAAACCGCCGTGTTCGATCTGAAAGAAATCGATGAAAAAAAACTGCTGGGCAACGGAATCGGGGTGAGCGGGGGGGCCATGACCGGTCGCATCGTGTTCAGCATAGACGAGATGGAAAAGCTCCGAAAAACCGAGCCGGACACCCCTTTGATCGTGGTGAGAAGCGACACGGTGCCCGACGACATCCGGGAAATATTTCTCGCCGACGGCCTGCTGACGGCCCGGGGGGGCATCACCTCCCACGCCGCCGTGGTGGCCCACCGGCTGGAAAAAACCTGCATCGTGGGATGCGGGGAGCTTTTATGCGACGAGGAGAAGAAAATCGCCTCGTTTAACGCCGCGACCCTTAAAACCGGGGATTTTATCAGCATTGACGGGAAAAGCGGCGCGGTTTATAAGGGTGTGATCAACCGAATCAAAAAATGA
- a CDS encoding conserved hypothetical protein (Evidence 4 : Unknown function but conserved in other organisms), producing the protein MRNYREFVLEKMKEPGEAAEYLRLSLDEYFKDGNTEAFLLALRTVAEARGGITKLSKNTELNRQTLYRTLSKKGNPKINTLRSILHSLGFRLSIEPALDPQRSGHFEEIAAHGERTGIDAIQ; encoded by the coding sequence ATGAGAAATTACAGGGAATTTGTGTTGGAAAAAATGAAAGAACCCGGGGAGGCGGCTGAATATCTCAGACTCTCTCTTGACGAATATTTTAAAGACGGAAATACGGAAGCGTTTCTCCTGGCCCTTCGAACGGTCGCGGAAGCGAGGGGAGGCATCACGAAGCTTTCAAAGAATACGGAACTGAATCGACAAACCCTTTACAGAACTCTTTCGAAAAAAGGAAATCCAAAAATAAACACGCTTCGCTCCATCCTTCATTCACTGGGTTTCAGGCTTTCAATCGAACCGGCTTTAGATCCCCAACGCTCCGGGCATTTTGAAGAGATAGCCGCTCATGGGGAGCGCACCGGGATTGACGCGATTCAATGA
- a CDS encoding hypothetical protein (Evidence 5 : Unknown function), whose protein sequence is MRPLETAYTALNDIDAVSNILEAMKGWAISGAIFGCIHLIPGMGVPLGGGGFSEPLTQAMVHAGGGALSGAIRAGVAKYVGGKFFSGAKHFKRGC, encoded by the coding sequence ATGAGGCCCCTTGAGACGGCTTACACGGCGCTGAATGACATTGACGCTGTTTCCAATATCCTTGAGGCAATGAAAGGATGGGCCATATCCGGGGCTATTTTCGGATGTATCCACTTGATTCCCGGGATGGGGGTCCCGCTTGGTGGGGGAGGGTTTTCAGAACCGCTCACCCAGGCGATGGTTCATGCCGGTGGAGGGGCTTTGTCCGGGGCGATCAGGGCCGGGGTCGCCAAATATGTGGGCGGAAAATTTTTTAGCGGCGCAAAACACTTTAAAAGAGGATGTTAA
- a CDS encoding conserved hypothetical protein (Evidence 4 : Unknown function but conserved in other organisms) encodes MNIRSVRECIQKGHYKFSEHAVKRMIMRSIKRHEFEEIIMRGEIIEEYHDDKYSPNCLIYGRTQKKRELHAQASFPPLVVIVTTYEPDPSKWITGKKRR; translated from the coding sequence ATGAATATTCGTTCTGTCCGGGAATGCATACAAAAAGGGCATTATAAATTTTCAGAACACGCTGTCAAACGAATGATAATGCGTTCGATAAAACGTCATGAGTTCGAAGAAATCATCATGCGCGGGGAAATCATTGAAGAGTATCATGACGATAAATATTCGCCGAATTGTTTAATTTATGGCAGGACCCAAAAGAAAAGAGAACTTCACGCACAGGCTTCATTTCCACCGCTCGTGGTGATTGTCACCACCTATGAGCCTGATCCGTCGAAATGGATCACCGGAAAAAAACGGAGGTAA
- a CDS encoding Ribosomal RNA small subunit methyltransferase E: protein MRYFHLEKIPNAGSPAVVTGSEARHMSQSLRLKTGDVIGLYDGSGRKGRARIAGFSEGRVRVEITEVSVAPESFVQITAALGILKGKKMDRVIRSLAELGVFRAAPFFSRRSARVPVKGRMESKKERWEKIAREAMKQSRGGRMMEIGPPGDFQGALDAGRTCDLKLIFWEEEKTGLGQALEAAFPQAPPRPRTVMVMLGPEGGFEKDEADMARRKGFVPASLGPRILKAETAAIAACVLAQHLFGDMG from the coding sequence ATGAGATATTTTCATCTTGAAAAAATTCCAAACGCCGGATCGCCGGCGGTCGTCACAGGCTCCGAGGCCCGGCACATGTCCCAGTCGCTTCGGCTCAAAACCGGCGATGTCATTGGGTTGTATGACGGCTCCGGACGAAAAGGCCGGGCCCGGATCGCCGGTTTTTCCGAAGGCCGGGTCCGGGTGGAGATCACGGAAGTGTCTGTCGCGCCGGAGTCTTTTGTTCAGATCACGGCGGCTTTGGGAATTTTAAAGGGAAAAAAAATGGACCGCGTGATTCGAAGCCTGGCCGAGCTGGGGGTGTTTCGGGCCGCGCCGTTTTTTTCCAGACGCTCGGCCCGGGTTCCGGTTAAAGGACGGATGGAAAGCAAAAAAGAGCGGTGGGAAAAGATCGCCCGGGAGGCCATGAAACAGAGCCGGGGCGGGCGAATGATGGAAATCGGCCCCCCGGGGGATTTCCAGGGGGCCCTGGACGCTGGCCGGACATGCGACCTGAAACTGATTTTCTGGGAAGAGGAAAAAACAGGTCTCGGACAGGCCCTGGAGGCGGCCTTTCCCCAGGCCCCTCCCCGTCCCCGGACGGTGATGGTCATGCTGGGCCCTGAGGGGGGATTTGAGAAAGACGAGGCGGACATGGCCCGCCGGAAGGGGTTTGTCCCCGCGTCCCTCGGCCCCCGGATTTTAAAGGCCGAAACCGCCGCCATCGCCGCGTGCGTTTTGGCCCAGCATCTTTTCGGGGACATGGGATGA
- a CDS encoding conserved hypothetical protein (Evidence 4 : Unknown function but conserved in other organisms) produces the protein MIITWGNRHEQKNIFGNEPINFRKDRGKMEKILNIRIEKLPEGVYLATSESVQGLIAQGRTVSETLEIARDVARKLLEAKKEKKTFSELSAVSDTFDYPLVIGV, from the coding sequence ATGATAATCACATGGGGAAATCGGCATGAACAAAAAAATATTTTTGGAAATGAACCCATCAATTTTCGCAAGGATAGAGGAAAAATGGAGAAGATTTTAAATATTCGTATTGAAAAGTTGCCCGAAGGCGTTTATTTGGCAACGTCGGAATCCGTGCAGGGGCTTATCGCCCAGGGGCGAACTGTTTCAGAAACTCTTGAAATTGCGAGAGATGTGGCAAGAAAACTGCTTGAGGCAAAAAAAGAGAAAAAAACGTTTTCCGAATTGTCGGCGGTGAGCGACACTTTTGATTATCCTCTCGTGATCGGAGTTTGA
- the mutY gene encoding Adenine DNA glycosylase codes for MNKKETDEIPSRFPTRALLGWYEANKREMPWRKTRDPYKIWLSEVMLQQTQVKTVIPYYERWVKKFPSIQDLAAASPGEVLKLWEGLGYYNRCHNFHKAARLLVSDFAGRVPDDPDLFIQMPGVGPYILSAVMSIAFGRPLPVVDGNVLRVATRYMEWRDDISKPAAGKKIRRALEGIIPPSNPGDFNQAIMELGALVCVPKNPDCPGCPLKKNCRAKKNGTAASLPFRAKRKKTPLYPVALAVIVKDKKFLIQKRPDSGHLAGMWEFPGGKLEPGESGEEALERECREELGADVKIIQKLKTVKHAYTHFKIELTVFICRPASMDAPPIRSSEGRPVQWIKPEEIVRYPFPAANYKFFKELQAALEKGETVS; via the coding sequence ATGAACAAAAAAGAAACGGATGAAATCCCAAGCCGCTTCCCCACCCGGGCCCTTTTGGGCTGGTATGAGGCGAACAAAAGGGAGATGCCCTGGCGAAAAACCCGGGACCCTTATAAAATCTGGCTTTCCGAAGTCATGCTCCAGCAGACCCAGGTCAAAACGGTCATTCCCTACTATGAACGGTGGGTGAAAAAATTCCCCTCCATCCAGGACCTGGCCGCCGCGTCCCCCGGGGAGGTTCTGAAGCTGTGGGAGGGCCTTGGCTACTACAACCGCTGCCACAACTTCCACAAGGCCGCCCGGCTTCTGGTGTCGGATTTCGCCGGCCGGGTTCCGGACGACCCCGATCTCTTTATCCAAATGCCGGGCGTGGGGCCCTATATCCTTTCGGCGGTCATGAGCATCGCCTTTGGCCGCCCCCTGCCCGTGGTGGACGGCAATGTGCTCCGGGTGGCGACGCGATACATGGAGTGGCGGGACGACATCTCCAAACCCGCCGCCGGGAAAAAAATCCGCCGGGCGCTCGAAGGGATCATCCCCCCATCCAATCCCGGGGATTTCAACCAGGCCATCATGGAGCTGGGCGCCCTGGTCTGCGTCCCGAAAAATCCCGACTGCCCCGGGTGCCCGCTGAAAAAAAACTGCCGGGCCAAAAAAAACGGGACCGCGGCATCGCTTCCGTTCCGGGCCAAAAGAAAAAAGACGCCCCTTTACCCGGTGGCTCTGGCCGTGATCGTCAAAGATAAAAAATTCCTGATTCAAAAACGCCCGGACTCCGGACATCTGGCCGGCATGTGGGAGTTTCCCGGGGGGAAACTGGAGCCCGGGGAGTCCGGAGAAGAGGCGCTTGAAAGGGAATGCCGGGAAGAGCTGGGCGCCGATGTAAAAATCATCCAAAAACTAAAAACGGTCAAACACGCCTACACCCATTTTAAAATCGAGCTGACCGTTTTCATCTGCCGCCCGGCCTCTATGGACGCCCCGCCCATCCGGTCATCCGAAGGCCGCCCCGTCCAATGGATCAAACCGGAGGAAATCGTGCGATACCCCTTTCCCGCCGCCAACTATAAATTCTTTAAAGAGCTTCAAGCCGCCCTTGAAAAAGGGGAAACAGTCTCTTAA